Proteins encoded in a region of the Populus nigra chromosome 3, ddPopNigr1.1, whole genome shotgun sequence genome:
- the LOC133689611 gene encoding fasciclin-like arabinogalactan protein 3 encodes MNSPATHFWSTSLHAYKGLCIISFEFKHKGSDNNKEGFGFIFLAKMDSKASSLLFIAFLCLISTSTAFNITKILAQYPEFANFNDLLSQSGLAQEINSRQTITVLVLDNGSIDGLSGRPLDIAKRILSAHVILDYYDQIKLSKLQKASTIVTTLYQASGVADNRQGFLNISRTAEGIKFGSAMKGAPLVASLVKSIYSQPYNISVLQVSEPIETPGIENMAPPPPPGTAAVPKKAPAPAPSTKTPPAAPPTAKTPAKSPAKSPNSKAPAPSKEGPSTPTEAPAEGPVAADGPVAAGGPVADVPADSPEADTEVAEEAPAVAPAKAASSRMHVAGATVVIGLFACIMGF; translated from the coding sequence ATGAATAGCCCAGCCACTCATTTCTGGTCAACATCTCTACATGCATATAAAGGTCTCTGCATTATCAGCTTTGAATTCAAACACAAGGGAAGTGATAATAATAAGGAAGGCTTTGGCTTCATCTTTTTGGCAAAGATGGATTCCAAGGCTTCTTCTCTCCTCTTCATTGCATTCTTGTGCTTAATCTCAACTTCCACAGCCTTCAACATCACCAAGATCCTTGCACAGTACCCTGAGTTTGCTAACTTTAATGATCTCCTAAGCCAGAGCGGGCTCGCCCAGGAAATAAACAGCCGCCAAACCATCACTGTCCTTGTGCTTGATAACGGATCAATCGATGGACTCTCTGGCAGACCCTTAGACATTGCAAAGAGGATCTTGAGTGCACATGTAATCCTTGATTACTATGATCAAATAAAGCTTTCGAAGCTTCAAAAGGCCAGCACTATCGTTACCACCTTGTACCAAGCTAGTGGTGTTGCAGATAATCGACAAGGTTTCCTGAATATTAGCAGAACTGCTGAGGGAATCAAATTCGGTTCAGCAATGAAAGGTGCTCCTCTCGTTGCATCACTTGTGAAATCCATCTACTCGCAGCCTTACAACATCTCGGTGCTACAAGTCAGCGAACCTATTGAGACTCCAGGGATTGAGAACATggctccaccaccaccacctggTACTGCTGCCGTTCCCAAGAAGGCACCTGCTCCAGCTCCAAGCACTAAAACGCCACCAGCTGCACCTCCAACTGCCAAGACTCCAGCCAAATCCCCTGCCAAATCTCCTAATTCCAAGGCTCCTGCACCATCCAAGGAGGGACCATCTACACCAACTGAAGCACCAGCCGAGGGGCCAGTGGCTGCTGATGGGCCAGTGGCTGCTGGTGGCCCAGTGGCTGATGTACCCGCAGACTCCCCAGAGGCTGATACAGAAGTGGCTGAGGAAGCACCAGCTGTAGCACCTGCAAAAGCTGCTTCTTCACGTATGCATGTTGCTGGTGCAACCGTGGTTATCGGATTGTTTGCCTGCATAATGGGTTTTTAA
- the LOC133688105 gene encoding flowering-promoting factor 1-like protein 2 gives MSGVWVFKNNGVIRLVENPAAESNEKNGGGPRRKVLVHLPSGQVVTSYSSLEQILKELGWERYYGGDPDLFQFHKHSSIDLISLPRDFSKFNSVYMYDIVIKNPNMFHVRDI, from the coding sequence ATGTCAGGAGTTTGGGTTTTCAAAAACAACGGTGTAATTCGCCTAGTGGAGAACCCTGCGGCTGAATCTAATGAAAAGAATGGAGGTGGTCCAAGGAGAAAGGTATTGGTGCACTTGCCATCAGGCCAAGTGGTAACTTCATACTCTTCCCTCGAACAAATCTTGAAAGAGCTAGGATGGGAGAGGTATTATGGGGGTGACCCTGACCTCTTCCAATTCCACAAACACTCTTCCATTGATCTAATCTCTCTTCCTAGAGACTTCTCCAAGTTCAACTCTGTCTACATGTATGATATTGTCATTAAGAACCCTAACATGTTCCATGTTAGAGATATTTAA
- the LOC133688991 gene encoding transcription repressor MYB6-like, with the protein MGRKPRCSADGMNKGAWTPLEDEMLVDYVKIHGEGKWSNIVKETGLKRCGKSCRLRWMNYLRPDIKRGNISDDEEDLIIRLHKLLGNRWSLIAGRLPGRTDNEIKNYWHTNIAKKAQHSQSRKQPRVDRKQIASGSENGAEASNFKNQTIESQYCTTGVVVPSTALQENNMAQDHLVSTLAMAPSNTHHENESSSKGLASGDNDNLSNILMDFHYMEDFYKILDSDFPKLSDLNDITSTANHSNNTIQADGDHYSVSINGCNPREIAGFSELLEADWTSNKCVQAEQGFDFMSLLSFLDITDE; encoded by the exons ATGGGAAGAAAGCCGAGGTGCTCAGCGGATGGTATGAACAAAGGAGCATGGACACCTCTTGAAGATGAAATGCTTGTGGATTATGTCAAGATCCATGGTGAAGGTAAATGGAGCAATATTGTCAAAGAAACAG GACTTAAGAGATGTGGGAAGAGTTGCAGGCTTCGCTGGATGAATTATCTGAGACCTGATATTAAGAGAGGCAACATCTCAGATGATGAAGAAGACCTCATTATCAGGCTGCATAAGCTCTTAGGCAACAG ATGGTCTCTGATAGCAGGAAGGCTTCCGGGACGAACAGATAACGAAATAAAGAATTATTGGCACACCAATATCGCTAAGAAGGCACAACATTCGCAATCTCGGAAGCAGCCTAGAGTTGATAGGAAACAAATAGCATCAGGATCTGAAAATGGGGCAGAAGCATCAAATTTCAAGAATCAGACCATTGAATCTCAGTACTGCACTACTGGGGTGGTTGTTCCCTCTACTGCATTACAAGAAAACAATATGGCTCAAGATCATCTAGTTAGTACTCTTGCAATGGCACCATCCAACACACATCATGAAAATGAATCATCAAGCAAGGGGTTAGCATCTGGGGATAATGACAATTTGTCCAACATTTTGATGGATTTTCATTATATGGAAGACTTCTACAAGATTCTTGATTCAGACTTCCCAAAGTTAAGTGACCTCAATGATATAACTAGTACTGCTAATCATTCCAATAATACCATACAGGCAGATGGTGATCATTATAGTGTGTCTATTAATGGATGCAATCCAAGAGAAATAGCAGGGTTTTCTGAATTGTTGGAGGCAGATTGGACTAGCAATAAATGCGTTCAAGCTGAACAAGGTTTTGATTTCATGTCATTGCTTTCATTTCTTGATATAACCGATGAGTAA